In a genomic window of Streptomyces noursei ATCC 11455:
- a CDS encoding CaiB/BaiF CoA transferase family protein, giving the protein MPEPQHRTAPRALDGVLVADFSRVLAGPLAAATLADLGAEVIKVERPGSGDDTRAWGPPFAADGTAAYFDAANRSKRGLALDLGDPEDAAAARELARRADVLIENFRPGSLAKYGLDPVATRAANPGLVHCTITGFGSGAGAALPGYDFVVQAVGGLMSVTGEPGGTPLKAGVALVDVLTAKDAVTGILAALRHRDRTGAGQAVEVNLLSSLLGALVNQVSGQLVTGRDPGPMGNRHPSIAPYETLACRGGLLAVAVGNDRQFRALAGALGTPELAEDIRFRRNQDRVQNRTDLVKALEDRLAADTPRGWTERLTAASVPCGPVNSVSEALELAGRLGLDPVVPVGEGRTPQVASPLRLSDTPVVQPAAPPRLDEDGTALRTWLSGPDDRPVPPRM; this is encoded by the coding sequence GTGCCCGAGCCGCAGCACCGGACCGCCCCGCGCGCCCTCGACGGCGTTCTCGTGGCCGACTTCAGCCGCGTCCTGGCCGGCCCGCTGGCCGCCGCCACGCTCGCCGACCTCGGTGCCGAGGTCATCAAGGTCGAGCGGCCGGGCTCGGGGGACGACACCCGCGCGTGGGGGCCGCCGTTCGCCGCCGACGGCACCGCCGCGTACTTCGACGCCGCCAACCGCTCCAAGCGCGGGCTGGCGCTGGATCTGGGGGACCCGGAGGACGCGGCGGCGGCCCGTGAGCTGGCGCGGCGGGCGGACGTCCTGATCGAGAACTTCCGGCCCGGTTCGCTGGCGAAGTACGGCCTCGACCCGGTCGCGACACGGGCCGCGAACCCGGGGCTGGTGCACTGCACGATCACCGGTTTCGGCTCGGGCGCGGGCGCCGCGCTGCCGGGCTACGACTTCGTCGTGCAGGCGGTGGGCGGGCTGATGAGCGTCACCGGCGAGCCGGGCGGGACGCCGTTGAAGGCGGGGGTGGCGCTGGTGGACGTGTTGACGGCCAAGGACGCCGTCACCGGGATCCTGGCGGCGCTGCGGCACCGCGACCGGACGGGCGCCGGGCAGGCGGTGGAGGTCAACCTGCTCTCGTCGCTGCTGGGGGCGCTGGTGAACCAGGTGTCCGGGCAGCTGGTGACCGGGCGGGATCCGGGGCCGATGGGCAATCGGCACCCGAGCATCGCCCCGTACGAGACGTTGGCCTGCCGGGGCGGGCTGCTGGCCGTGGCGGTGGGGAATGACCGTCAGTTCCGGGCGCTGGCAGGGGCGCTGGGGACGCCGGAACTCGCGGAGGACATACGGTTCCGACGGAACCAGGATCGGGTACAAAACCGCACAGACCTGGTCAAAGCGCTGGAGGATCGGCTGGCCGCCGACACCCCGCGGGGCTGGACGGAGCGGCTGACGGCGGCGTCCGTGCCGTGCGGGCCGGTCAACAGCGTCTCCGAGGCGCTGGAGTTGGCCGGGCGGCTGGGGCTGGATCCGGTCGTCCCGGTCGGCGAGGGGCGGACGCCCCAAGTCGCCAGCCCCCTGCGCCTGTCGGACACGCCGGTGGTGCAACCCGCTGCGCCGCCCCGCCTGGACGAAGACGGCACGGCACTGCGAACCTGGCTATCAGGGCCGGACGACCGACCCGTGCCACCGCGCATGTGA
- a CDS encoding VIT1/CCC1 transporter family protein — MTLQTPEHDEAHSGALGSRLNWLRAAVLGANDGVVSTAGLVVGVAGATDSRSTLLTAGLAGLLAGSMSMAAGEYVSVSTQRDSEKAALALEKRELATAPQAELQELTELLEGKGLGRALAQEVAEQLTEHDALRAHAEVELGIDPDELTNPWHAAGASFLAFTVGALLPLLAIVLPAAGQRLWITVVAVLAALALCGWTSARLGTAPPGPAMLRNVTGGALAMAVTYVAGTLLGAVGA; from the coding sequence GTGACGCTTCAGACACCGGAGCACGACGAGGCACACAGCGGCGCGCTCGGCAGCCGCCTCAACTGGCTGCGGGCGGCCGTCCTCGGGGCCAACGACGGGGTCGTCTCCACCGCCGGCCTCGTCGTCGGCGTCGCCGGCGCCACCGACTCGCGCAGCACCCTGCTGACGGCCGGACTCGCCGGACTGCTGGCCGGATCGATGTCCATGGCCGCCGGAGAATACGTCTCGGTCTCCACCCAACGCGACTCCGAGAAGGCCGCACTGGCCCTGGAGAAGCGCGAACTGGCCACCGCCCCGCAGGCCGAACTCCAGGAGCTGACCGAACTCCTGGAGGGCAAGGGCCTGGGCCGCGCACTGGCCCAGGAGGTCGCCGAGCAACTGACCGAGCACGACGCCCTGCGCGCCCACGCAGAGGTGGAACTGGGCATCGACCCCGACGAGCTCACCAACCCCTGGCACGCCGCGGGCGCCAGCTTCCTCGCCTTCACCGTGGGCGCGCTGCTGCCCCTCCTGGCGATCGTGCTCCCGGCGGCCGGCCAGCGCCTCTGGATCACCGTGGTCGCCGTACTGGCGGCCCTGGCCCTCTGCGGCTGGACCAGCGCCCGCCTGGGCACGGCCCCACCGGGCCCGGCGATGCTGCGCAACGTAACGGGGGGCGCACTGGCCATGGCCGTCACCTATGTGGCGGGCACGCTCCTCGGCGCGGTGGGCGCCTGA
- a CDS encoding low temperature requirement protein A — protein MRARSREEAHRAATPLELFFDLCFVVAIAQAGRQLVHALAEGHPGHGVVGYLMVFFAIWLAWLNFTWFSSAYDTDDVLYRVVTLVQISGVLILAAGVPRAFGAGDFRVVWFGYLVMRLALVSQWLRAAHGSRGTERSTALRYALGVSLCQIGWLALLFLPPGAAPWVFLVMGALELSVPAIAELRWQTSWHPHHIAERYGLFTIIVLGETVSAATVAVQSALDEHHDLGTLLPIAAGGLLLVFAAYWIYFAVPIHLHLRSNRQAFLWGYGHYLVFCSAAAIGAGIEIAVEQSSGRAHLSARAAAACVTVPGALYMFTVWLIHSRHQKRGPAQQLVLPVSAGLILAGTFAGPAAVPVAGLVAAATVAVGVTLTARQGTALEEE, from the coding sequence ATGCGTGCGCGCAGTCGTGAGGAGGCGCACCGCGCCGCCACCCCACTGGAGCTGTTCTTCGACCTCTGCTTCGTCGTGGCGATCGCCCAGGCGGGTCGCCAACTGGTGCACGCCCTCGCCGAGGGCCATCCGGGCCACGGCGTCGTCGGCTATCTGATGGTGTTCTTCGCCATCTGGTTGGCGTGGCTCAACTTCACCTGGTTCTCCTCGGCGTACGACACCGACGACGTGCTGTACCGGGTGGTGACCCTCGTCCAGATCTCCGGCGTCCTCATCCTGGCCGCCGGGGTACCGCGGGCGTTCGGCGCCGGCGACTTCCGCGTCGTCTGGTTCGGCTACCTGGTGATGCGGCTGGCGCTGGTCAGCCAGTGGCTGCGCGCCGCCCACGGTTCGCGGGGCACCGAACGGAGTACCGCCCTCCGCTACGCCCTCGGGGTGAGCCTCTGCCAGATCGGCTGGTTGGCGCTGCTGTTCCTGCCGCCGGGTGCCGCCCCGTGGGTGTTCCTGGTGATGGGAGCGTTGGAACTGTCGGTTCCGGCGATCGCCGAACTCCGCTGGCAGACCAGCTGGCATCCGCATCACATCGCCGAGCGCTACGGCCTGTTCACCATCATCGTGCTGGGCGAGACGGTCTCCGCGGCGACGGTGGCGGTGCAGTCGGCGCTCGACGAGCACCACGACCTCGGCACGCTGCTGCCGATCGCGGCCGGCGGCCTCCTGCTGGTCTTCGCCGCGTACTGGATCTATTTCGCGGTCCCCATCCACCTCCACCTGCGCTCCAACCGCCAGGCGTTCCTGTGGGGCTACGGCCACTACCTGGTGTTCTGCTCGGCCGCGGCGATCGGCGCGGGGATCGAGATCGCGGTGGAGCAGTCGTCCGGCCGGGCGCACCTTTCGGCGCGCGCGGCGGCGGCCTGCGTCACGGTGCCGGGTGCGCTCTACATGTTCACGGTGTGGCTGATCCACTCCCGCCACCAGAAGCGCGGACCGGCCCAGCAGCTGGTGCTGCCGGTGTCCGCCGGGTTGATCCTGGCCGGTACGTTCGCCGGGCCCGCGGCCGTTCCGGTGGCGGGCCTGGTGGCCGCCGCGACGGTCGCCGTGGGCGTCACCCTGACGGCCCGCCAGGGCACCGCTCTGGAGGAGGAGTAG
- a CDS encoding L,D-transpeptidase, giving the protein MEQLVTSPDNPAPAQSRTAHQPLQTELRDSAAPRRTRRTRRVLALTALLAAGALSLTACGGDAEAGGQGDGKNGQAGADAAAAKDASDAKIKVTSKDGATDASINDTGVSVTGGKLTDVKLTAVDTGKDVSGAISPDGSSWKPGAQLDRGTKYKLVANAKDAKGRPATENATFSTVSSANSFIGSFTPDNGKTVGVGMPVSFNFDKPIANQKDVRSHITVTSSSGQQVVGHWFGNQRLDFRPEEYWKAGSKVTMKIDLDGVKGGPGITGVQSKTVTFTIGRSQVSTVDMNTQTMTVKQDGKVIKTIPISGGSPDHPTYNGQMVISEKFEQTRMDGSTVGFGGEYDIKDVPHAMRLSSSGTFIHGNYWGNSSIFGRTGTSHGCVGLEDNKGGGGDTPAKWFYSNSLIGDVVVVKNSPDKTVKPDNGLNGWNMSWSEWTAGSSS; this is encoded by the coding sequence ATGGAGCAGCTCGTGACATCGCCGGACAACCCCGCGCCCGCCCAGTCCCGCACCGCCCACCAGCCGCTCCAGACCGAGCTGCGGGATTCCGCCGCGCCCCGACGCACCCGCCGGACACGGCGCGTCCTCGCCCTCACCGCCCTGCTCGCCGCGGGTGCGCTGTCGCTGACGGCCTGCGGTGGTGACGCCGAGGCGGGCGGCCAGGGCGACGGCAAGAACGGCCAGGCCGGGGCGGACGCCGCGGCGGCCAAGGACGCCTCCGACGCCAAGATCAAGGTCACCTCGAAGGACGGCGCCACCGACGCCAGCATCAACGACACCGGGGTGAGCGTCACCGGCGGCAAGTTGACGGACGTGAAGCTCACCGCCGTCGACACCGGCAAGGACGTCTCCGGCGCCATATCGCCGGACGGCTCCTCGTGGAAGCCCGGGGCGCAGCTGGACCGCGGCACCAAGTACAAGCTGGTGGCGAACGCCAAGGACGCCAAGGGCCGTCCGGCGACCGAGAACGCGACCTTCTCCACGGTCTCGTCGGCCAACAGCTTCATCGGCTCGTTCACGCCCGACAACGGCAAGACCGTCGGCGTCGGCATGCCGGTGTCGTTCAACTTCGACAAGCCGATCGCCAACCAGAAGGACGTCCGGTCCCACATCACGGTGACCTCCAGCAGCGGCCAGCAGGTCGTCGGCCACTGGTTCGGCAACCAGCGGCTGGACTTCCGGCCGGAGGAGTACTGGAAGGCCGGCTCCAAGGTCACCATGAAGATCGACCTGGACGGGGTGAAGGGCGGCCCGGGCATCACCGGTGTGCAGTCCAAGACGGTGACCTTCACCATCGGGCGCTCGCAGGTCTCCACGGTCGACATGAACACCCAGACCATGACCGTCAAGCAGGACGGGAAGGTCATCAAGACCATCCCGATCTCCGGCGGCAGCCCCGACCACCCGACCTACAACGGCCAGATGGTGATCTCGGAGAAGTTCGAGCAGACCCGGATGGACGGCTCGACGGTCGGCTTCGGCGGCGAGTACGACATCAAGGACGTGCCGCACGCCATGCGGCTGTCGTCGTCCGGCACCTTCATACACGGCAACTACTGGGGCAACTCGTCGATCTTCGGCCGCACCGGCACCAGCCACGGCTGCGTCGGCCTGGAGGACAACAAGGGCGGCGGTGGCGACACCCCGGCCAAGTGGTTCTACAGCAACTCGCTGATCGGCGACGTGGTGGTCGTGAAGAACTCCCCGGACAAGACCGTCAAGCCCGACAACGGCCTCAACGGCTGGAACATGTCGTGGTCGGAGTGGACGGCGGGCAGCTCGTCCTGA
- a CDS encoding Yip1 family protein, with translation MLQPAPPGPASAPREPIRRQRLWWHRLIFGLWYRPVDVFDEARDRSAWSAAVLLCLISGGIGIVSVDAFRAQWTAGRTAALQLAGMAEAGVLLASLGLGAVTHAIARTLGGNGRFAPTASLFVVIFWVTDLPRLIIAAWLPTSSTFVQAATWTTWGFGYFLAVLLIRGQHHLPTHKSAAAVSVQMLAALALLKLGPVR, from the coding sequence TTGCTGCAGCCGGCGCCTCCTGGGCCCGCGTCGGCCCCCAGGGAGCCGATACGGCGTCAGCGGCTGTGGTGGCACCGGCTGATATTCGGGCTCTGGTACCGGCCGGTGGACGTCTTCGACGAGGCGCGGGACCGCAGTGCGTGGAGCGCGGCGGTGCTGCTGTGCTTGATCAGCGGCGGGATCGGGATCGTGTCGGTGGACGCGTTCCGGGCGCAGTGGACGGCCGGTCGCACGGCGGCGCTGCAGTTGGCGGGGATGGCCGAGGCGGGCGTGTTGCTGGCCAGTTTGGGGCTGGGGGCGGTCACCCACGCGATAGCGCGCACGCTCGGCGGCAACGGGCGGTTCGCGCCGACGGCGAGCCTGTTCGTGGTGATCTTCTGGGTGACGGACCTGCCGCGGTTGATCATCGCGGCGTGGCTGCCGACGAGTTCCACGTTCGTCCAGGCCGCCACCTGGACGACGTGGGGGTTCGGTTACTTCCTCGCGGTGCTGCTCATACGTGGTCAGCACCATCTGCCGACGCACAAGTCGGCGGCCGCGGTGTCGGTCCAGATGCTGGCGGCGCTGGCACTGCTGAAGTTGGGGCCCGTGCGCTGA
- a CDS encoding methyltransferase, with amino-acid sequence MATSPTRPADEPGELATHLMDQAMGHLFSAALRTAAHYRIADRLTAGPRTPEQLAVATDTHAPHLRRVLRYLAARGIFREDASGAYQLTPAARQLRTDVPDSLHPAVMMLTDELFLRTSAGLPETVRHGDAAFERLFGAPLFAHLASDPAKRALFDDGMASLTASVDEAVAAAYPFPEAGTVVDVGGGRGGLLRAVLRRHPQATGVLFDLAPPLSHHLLDTDDLKGRWRTQEGDFFAAVPEGGDVYVLKHVLHDWPDDACRRILHSCRAAMAAGRRLLVIDCVLPPGNAPHFGKTMDVAMLAVLDGRERNADEFAALLSATGFRLTRVLPSTGFPSIVEAVAD; translated from the coding sequence TTGGCCACTTCACCCACCCGACCGGCGGACGAGCCCGGCGAGCTCGCGACCCACCTCATGGACCAGGCCATGGGCCACCTCTTCTCCGCCGCGCTGCGCACCGCCGCCCACTACCGCATCGCCGACCGCCTCACCGCGGGCCCGCGCACCCCCGAACAACTGGCCGTCGCCACCGACACCCACGCCCCGCACCTGCGCCGCGTCCTGCGCTATCTCGCCGCCCGCGGCATCTTCCGCGAGGACGCCTCGGGCGCGTACCAGCTGACACCGGCCGCCCGGCAGCTGCGCACCGACGTGCCCGACTCGCTGCACCCCGCCGTCATGATGCTCACCGACGAGCTGTTCCTCCGGACCTCCGCCGGCCTGCCGGAGACGGTGCGGCACGGCGACGCGGCCTTCGAACGGCTCTTCGGCGCGCCGCTCTTCGCGCATCTGGCGTCGGATCCGGCCAAGCGGGCGCTCTTCGACGACGGAATGGCCTCCTTGACCGCCTCGGTGGACGAGGCGGTGGCCGCCGCCTATCCGTTCCCCGAGGCCGGCACCGTCGTCGACGTCGGCGGCGGCCGGGGCGGCCTGTTGCGCGCGGTGCTCCGCCGCCACCCGCAGGCGACCGGCGTCCTCTTCGACCTGGCGCCGCCGCTGTCCCACCACCTCCTGGACACCGACGACCTGAAGGGCCGCTGGCGCACCCAGGAGGGCGACTTCTTCGCGGCGGTCCCCGAGGGCGGCGACGTCTACGTCCTCAAACACGTCCTGCACGACTGGCCGGACGACGCATGCCGCCGCATCCTGCACAGCTGCCGCGCCGCGATGGCGGCCGGCCGCCGGCTCCTGGTCATCGACTGCGTCCTGCCGCCGGGGAACGCACCGCACTTCGGCAAGACCATGGACGTCGCCATGCTGGCGGTCCTGGACGGCCGAGAGCGGAACGCGGACGAATTCGCCGCGCTGCTGTCGGCCACCGGTTTCCGCCTGACCCGGGTACTGCCCAGCACGGGCTTCCCCTCGATCGTCGAGGCGGTCGCCGACTAG
- a CDS encoding L,D-transpeptidase family protein, whose translation MAARHAQSRARRRLSRRSKAVGGLALSTLVGTALWAWPASGDDHSGRPDAKSGATRTVSGPNTPAPHQASPEAARGLRAIPDLSDAARKRIPANARQVLVVTGKDSDSYESRVVLYTRAEGSDFWEAGPTWAAHNAAHGWTTQHHYGDLRSPEGVYTLTDAGGRLPAPGGTKLPYDHNSSFVAHGTGVEGEPLAGAFDYVIAINYNRVPGTSPLDGQRPLGDEKGGGVWLHVDHDGPTQGCVSLKPQVMRELLRALDPSLHPVVVMGPAGH comes from the coding sequence ATGGCAGCCCGCCACGCTCAGTCCCGTGCGCGCAGGAGACTGTCCCGGCGCAGCAAGGCCGTCGGCGGCCTCGCGCTCTCCACGCTGGTCGGCACCGCCCTGTGGGCCTGGCCGGCCTCGGGCGACGACCACAGCGGCCGGCCGGACGCCAAGAGCGGTGCGACCCGGACGGTCTCCGGCCCTAACACCCCCGCACCCCACCAGGCGTCGCCGGAGGCGGCCCGCGGCCTGCGCGCCATCCCGGACCTCAGCGACGCCGCCCGAAAGCGCATACCGGCCAACGCCCGCCAGGTCCTGGTCGTCACCGGCAAGGACTCCGACTCGTACGAGTCCCGGGTCGTCCTCTACACCCGCGCGGAGGGCTCGGACTTCTGGGAGGCCGGCCCCACCTGGGCCGCACACAACGCCGCCCACGGATGGACCACCCAGCACCACTACGGCGACCTGCGCTCCCCCGAAGGCGTCTACACCCTCACCGACGCCGGCGGCCGGCTGCCCGCGCCCGGCGGCACCAAGCTCCCCTACGACCACAACAGCAGCTTCGTCGCCCATGGCACCGGCGTCGAGGGCGAGCCGCTGGCCGGCGCCTTCGACTACGTCATCGCCATCAACTACAACCGCGTCCCGGGCACCTCCCCGTTGGACGGTCAGCGGCCCCTCGGCGACGAAAAGGGCGGCGGCGTCTGGCTGCACGTCGACCACGACGGCCCCACCCAGGGCTGCGTCAGCCTCAAGCCCCAGGTGATGCGCGAACTGCTGCGCGCCCTCGACCCGAGCCTCCACCCGGTGGTCGTGATGGGCCCGGCCGGCCACTGA
- a CDS encoding MerR family transcriptional regulator produces MDAVDGVDGADGELLTIGAFARASRLSPKALRLYDELGLLTPVHVDPCSGYRHYAPAQLERARLVAWLRRLGMPLARIREVCELAPGAAAGAVAAYWAQVEADVAARRDLAAFLVDQLERKDTMMTEPTDPTASLAMRCAALTDQGLVRAVQQDAAYAGPRLLAVADGYGPGGAPAATAAIEALKVLEDVDLTSADLLAVLEEAALHAHRAARSAGEETGSTLTALLRSGSRLGLLHIGDSRAYVLRDSGLFRITHDHSLVQSLIDEGRLTPEEAPSHPQRAQLLRSLGGGADFAPDLQLLEVRPGERYLLCTDGLAGVVPPEAIQEALAGAATPQQAVADLVRRTHEAGAPDNVGCVVADAVEGDAAA; encoded by the coding sequence ATGGACGCAGTGGACGGGGTGGACGGCGCGGACGGGGAACTGCTGACGATCGGGGCGTTCGCACGGGCGTCCCGGCTCTCGCCGAAGGCGCTGCGCCTGTATGACGAGCTCGGTCTGCTGACCCCCGTCCACGTCGACCCCTGCAGCGGCTACCGCCATTACGCCCCGGCCCAGTTGGAGCGCGCCCGGCTGGTCGCCTGGCTGCGCCGGCTCGGCATGCCGCTGGCCCGCATCCGCGAGGTGTGCGAGCTGGCGCCGGGCGCCGCGGCCGGGGCGGTCGCGGCGTACTGGGCGCAGGTCGAGGCCGACGTCGCGGCCCGCCGGGACTTGGCCGCCTTTCTCGTGGACCAGTTGGAACGGAAGGACACCATGATGACCGAACCCACCGACCCCACGGCCTCGTTGGCGATGCGCTGCGCCGCCCTGACGGATCAGGGACTGGTGCGCGCCGTCCAACAGGACGCGGCCTACGCCGGCCCGCGTCTGCTGGCGGTGGCCGACGGCTACGGCCCCGGTGGGGCCCCGGCCGCCACCGCCGCCATCGAGGCGCTCAAGGTCCTGGAGGACGTGGACCTGACCTCGGCCGACCTGCTGGCCGTCCTGGAGGAGGCGGCCCTGCACGCCCACCGTGCCGCGCGGTCGGCCGGCGAGGAGACCGGCAGCACCCTGACCGCCCTGCTGCGCTCCGGTTCCCGGCTGGGGCTGCTGCACATCGGGGACTCGCGGGCGTACGTCCTGCGGGACTCCGGGCTCTTCCGCATCACCCACGACCACAGCCTGGTGCAGTCCCTCATCGACGAGGGCCGGCTCACGCCCGAGGAGGCCCCGTCGCACCCGCAGCGCGCGCAGCTCCTGCGCTCGCTGGGCGGCGGCGCCGACTTCGCCCCGGACCTGCAACTGCTGGAGGTCCGCCCCGGTGAGCGCTATCTGCTCTGCACCGACGGCCTGGCCGGCGTCGTCCCGCCCGAGGCGATCCAGGAGGCCCTCGCCGGCGCGGCCACCCCGCAGCAGGCCGTCGCCGACCTGGTCCGGCGCACCCATGAGGCGGGCGCGCCGGACAACGTGGGGTGCGTGGTGGCGGACGCGGTGGAGGGGGACGCGGCGGCGTAG
- a CDS encoding P1 family peptidase, giving the protein MTDARQHQRHPGGEDAPHPPGPHDALTDVPGLRVGHAQRIGDGWLTGTTVVLAPEGGAVAAVDVRGGGPGTRETDALDPRNLVQRVEAVVLTGGSAFGLDAASGVVHWLEEQGRGFRVGPDPAQVVPVVPAAALFDLGRGGDWQARPDAALGRAAVAAAARTAPGAPVPQGNTGAGTGATAGGFKGGIGTASAVLPSGITVAALTAVNAAGSFADPHTGALYGAPGPLPSPEVHAAARLRLAEARETSAARMASSVRPPLNTVLAVVATDAALTRAQAQKLAGTAHDGLARALRPVHLLNDGDAIFALATGARPLAGAEALADPVFGVHLEAGALNEIFDTGAAVLTRAIVKAARAAASVDGPGGVFPSYTDLYGPGQ; this is encoded by the coding sequence ATGACTGACGCGCGGCAGCACCAGCGGCACCCGGGGGGCGAGGACGCCCCCCACCCTCCGGGCCCGCACGACGCCCTGACCGACGTCCCCGGCCTGCGGGTCGGGCACGCCCAACGCATCGGTGACGGCTGGCTCACCGGCACCACCGTCGTCCTCGCCCCCGAAGGCGGCGCCGTCGCGGCGGTCGACGTGCGCGGCGGCGGCCCGGGCACCCGGGAGACCGACGCCCTCGACCCCCGCAACCTCGTACAGCGCGTCGAGGCCGTCGTGCTGACCGGCGGCTCCGCCTTCGGACTTGACGCGGCGTCCGGTGTCGTCCACTGGCTGGAGGAGCAGGGCCGCGGCTTCCGGGTCGGGCCCGACCCGGCCCAGGTCGTCCCCGTCGTCCCCGCCGCCGCCCTCTTCGACCTGGGCCGCGGCGGCGACTGGCAGGCCCGTCCGGACGCCGCCCTGGGGCGCGCGGCCGTGGCGGCCGCCGCCCGGACGGCCCCCGGCGCGCCCGTCCCCCAGGGCAACACCGGCGCCGGCACCGGCGCGACCGCCGGCGGCTTCAAGGGCGGCATCGGCACCGCCAGCGCGGTCCTGCCCTCCGGCATAACCGTCGCCGCGCTGACCGCCGTCAACGCCGCGGGCTCCTTCGCCGACCCGCACACCGGCGCCCTCTACGGCGCGCCCGGCCCGCTGCCCTCCCCCGAGGTCCACGCGGCCGCCCGCCTCCGTCTGGCGGAGGCCCGGGAGACCTCCGCTGCCCGGATGGCCTCCTCGGTCCGTCCGCCGCTGAACACCGTCCTGGCGGTGGTGGCCACGGACGCGGCGCTCACCCGTGCCCAGGCCCAGAAGCTCGCCGGCACCGCCCACGACGGCCTGGCCCGCGCGCTGCGCCCCGTCCACCTCCTCAACGACGGTGACGCGATCTTCGCGCTGGCCACCGGCGCGCGCCCGCTCGCCGGCGCCGAGGCCCTGGCCGACCCCGTCTTCGGGGTCCACTTGGAAGCCGGCGCCCTGAACGAGATCTTCGACACCGGCGCCGCCGTCCTGACCCGGGCCATCGTCAAGGCCGCGCGCGCCGCCGCCTCGGTGGACGGTCCCGGTGGCGTCTTCCCGTCGTACACGGACCTGTACGGGCCGGGTCAGTAG
- a CDS encoding amidohydrolase, translating into MSDSDIPFPSSVLEPLDDRLADLVALYEDLHRHPELAFQETRTAAEAAHRLTAYGYDVTTGIGGTGVTGVLSNGPGPVVLLRADMDALPVSENSSVPYASTVPGRMHACGHDVHVTCLLGAADLLAAGRDRWSGTLVVLFQPAEEAGNGARAMLDDGLYSKELVPTPDVVLAQHVAPFGAGLIAYCPGACMAAADSLEITFHGTGGHGSRPETTVDPILMASAFVQRVQSVVSREIAAKERAVVTVGAFHAGDTANVIPDRAVVRLSVRSFDPNVRTAVLAAVDRIARAEAAASDAPREPEMKIIDSFPVTVNDTAVLTGVNEDFTRFFGEQRVFAYEPATGSEDAGLLASAAEAPLYYWWLGGWDPDEFRAALAAGRLAQDIPSNHSPRFVPVARPTLATGVQALTVAALSRLGGK; encoded by the coding sequence ATGAGCGACAGTGACATCCCCTTCCCCTCGTCCGTCCTGGAACCGCTCGACGACCGCCTCGCGGACCTCGTGGCGCTCTACGAAGATCTGCACCGTCACCCCGAACTGGCCTTCCAGGAGACCCGTACGGCCGCGGAGGCGGCCCACCGGCTGACCGCGTACGGCTACGACGTCACGACCGGCATCGGCGGCACCGGCGTCACCGGGGTGCTGAGCAACGGCCCGGGCCCCGTGGTCCTGCTGCGGGCCGACATGGACGCGCTGCCGGTCAGCGAGAACTCCTCGGTGCCGTACGCCTCCACCGTCCCGGGCCGGATGCACGCCTGCGGGCACGACGTCCACGTCACGTGCCTGCTGGGCGCCGCAGACCTGCTCGCCGCGGGGCGCGACCGCTGGTCGGGAACGCTGGTGGTGCTCTTCCAGCCGGCCGAGGAGGCCGGCAACGGCGCCCGCGCCATGCTCGACGACGGCCTCTACAGCAAGGAGTTGGTGCCCACGCCCGATGTGGTGCTGGCGCAGCACGTCGCCCCGTTCGGCGCGGGGCTGATCGCGTACTGTCCGGGCGCCTGCATGGCCGCCGCGGACAGCCTGGAGATCACCTTCCACGGGACCGGCGGCCACGGGTCGCGGCCGGAGACGACGGTGGACCCGATCCTGATGGCGTCGGCGTTCGTGCAGCGGGTGCAGTCGGTGGTCTCGCGGGAGATCGCCGCGAAGGAGCGGGCGGTGGTCACGGTCGGCGCGTTCCACGCCGGGGACACCGCCAACGTGATCCCGGACCGGGCCGTCGTACGGCTCAGCGTCCGCAGCTTCGACCCGAACGTGCGGACCGCCGTGCTGGCCGCCGTCGACCGGATCGCGCGGGCCGAGGCGGCGGCGTCCGACGCGCCCCGGGAGCCGGAGATGAAGATCATCGACTCCTTCCCGGTGACGGTCAACGACACGGCGGTGCTGACCGGGGTCAACGAGGACTTCACCCGGTTCTTCGGCGAGCAGCGGGTGTTCGCGTACGAGCCGGCGACCGGCAGCGAGGACGCGGGACTACTGGCGAGCGCCGCGGAGGCGCCCCTGTACTACTGGTGGTTGGGCGGCTGGGATCCGGACGAGTTCCGTGCCGCGCTGGCCGCCGGGCGGCTGGCCCAGGACATCCCCTCCAACCACTCGCCGCGGTTCGTGCCGGTCGCGCGGCCGACGCTCGCCACGGGAGTGCAGGCGCTGACGGTCGCGGCGCTGAGCCGGCTGGGAGGGAAGTAG